The Leishmania mexicana MHOM/GT/2001/U1103 complete genome, chromosome 26 genome includes a window with the following:
- a CDS encoding trifunctional enzyme alpha subunit, mitochondrial precursor-like protein yields MNRAESSANALGEEFVKNMNAALDIVESLVEKGEAQFAILASAKSTFCVGADIDQMYTVTDPAVAVQVPTVGHQLFNRIEQEKFPIVAAINGLALGGGFEMSLACHQRLMASTAKVGFPECMLGLLPGGGGTVRTQRLCGLTKTVQWIMTSKQIKPQEAKSAGACDAIISADDRWNGEHRFYEGVRKWAGQYLSDKPARLSKRKNISLMDQVLERTTFGRRKIADETIKMLNKKTKGKYIAQYKALECIMYSATHSNQQGFDKECRGFAELLCSPEAKNQMSLYFLQEGMKKSADKTGVPKDKVMPVNRVGVIGAGVMGSGIAHYFAKNNIPVAVKDLKEESVKRGITNVRAEFERAVRRKRMVTAELDRKMALVTGGTTNEVLRDADVIVEAAVEVMDIKKKVIQQLEQDGVLHSKSLFATNTSSLSLTEMQTMAKCPHNIVGMHFFNPVSKMPLVEVIKGKSTSSEAAAAIFNLALKTGKIPIIVNDGPGFLVNRILGVYMAEAGRLAVDERCHPACVDEAILAFGMPMGPFRLLDEVGLDVACHVGPVLTNGLKSDRFSVSTAISQMVKDGYLGRKNNKGFYTYTAEGKDAGLNDGLLQKYLGKELSASVSKTEIVDRCVLLMVNEATRILDEGIAMSPEDVDTGMVWGTGFPPFRGGLLQYADHRGIANVVAALEQLQRKTKKDYFAPTETLKKMAIDGNRFFSTRPYVPYQERHGYPKVTY; encoded by the coding sequence ATGAACCGCGCCGAGTCGAGCGCCAACGCGTTGGGCGAGGAGTTTGTGAAGAACATGAATGCAGCACTGGACATTGTGGAGTCTCTCGTCGAGAAGGGTGAAGCCCAATTCGCCATCCTGGCGAGTGCCAAGTCGACGTTCTGCGTCGGTGCTGACATTGATCAGATGTACACCGTGACGGACccagcagtggcggtgcaggtgcCGACCGTTGGGCACCAGCTCTTCAATCGCATTGAGCAGGAGAAGTTCCCCATTGTCGCTGCTATCAACGGCCTCGCCCTCGGCGGTGGCTTTGAGATGTCGCTCGCGTGCCATCAGCGGCTAATGGCCTCCACTGCGAAGGTGGGCTTTCCGGAGTGTATGCTTGGTCTTCTGccgggcggcggtggcacggTGCGGACGCAGCGGTTGTGCGGGCTTACCAAGACGGTGCAGTGGATCATGACCTCGAAGCAGATCAAGCCTCAGGAAGCCAAGTCGGCTGGCGCGTGTGACGCTATCATCTCCGCCGACGACCGGTGGAATGGCGAGCACCGCTTCTACGAGGGCGTGCGCAAGTGGGCTGGGCAGTACCTGTCCGACAAGCCCGCTCGCTTATCGAAGCGGAAGAACATTTCGCTGATGGATCAGGTGCTCGAGCGCACAACCTTCGGCCGCCGCAAGATCGCGGACGAGACCATCAAGATGCTGAACAAGAAGACAAAGGGCAAATACATTGCGCAGTACAAGGCGCTGGAGTGCATCATGTATTCCGCCACGCACAGCAACCAGCAGGGCTTTGACAAGGAGTGCCGCGGCTTCGCTGAGCTGCTGTGCAGCCCAGAGGCGAAGAACCAGATGTCCCTGTACTTTCTGCAAGAAGGCATGAAGAAGAGCGCGGACAAGACGGGCGTGCCCAAGGATAAGGTGATGCCCGTGAACCGCGTTGGTGTGATTGGCGCTGGCGTCATGGGCTCCGGCATTGCGCACTACTTCGCCAAGAACAATATCCCGGTGGCAGTGAAGGACTTGAAAGAGGAGTCCGTGAAGCGGGGCATCACCAACGTCCGTGCCGAGTTTGAGCGGGCCGTGCGCCGCAAGCGCATGGTAACGGCAGAGCTGGACCGGAAGATGGCCCTCGTGACGGGCGGCACCACCAACGAAGTGCTTCGCGACGCGGACGTTATTGTCGAGGCCGCCGTGGAGGTGATGGACATCAAGAAGAAGGTGATtcagcagctggagcaggACGGCGTCCTCCACTCCAAGAGCCTCTTCGCCACGAACACGTCCTCGCTGAGCTTGACCGAGATGCAGACGATGGCCAAGTGTCCGCACAACATCGTCGGCATGCACTTCTTCAACCCTGTATCGAAGATGCCGCTGGTGGAGGTCATCAAGGGCAAGAGTACTTCGTCCGaggccgcggccgccatcTTCAACCTCGCCCTCAAGACGGGCAAGATCCCAATCATCGTGAACGATGGCCCGGGATTTCTGGTGAACCGCATCCTCGGTGTATACATGGCAGAGGCCGGGCGGCTGGCGGTGGACGAGCGGTGCCACCCAGCGTGTGTGGATGAGGCTATTCTGGCCTTTGGCATGCCAATGGGGCCCTTCCGCCTCTTGGATGAGGTTGGCCTCGACGTCGCCTGTCACGTGGGGCCGGTACTGACCAACGGCCTGAAGAGCGACCGCTTCAGCGTCAGCACGGCCATCTCCCAGATGGTCAAAGACGGCTACCTTGGCCGCAAGAACAACAAGGGCTTCTACACCTACACGGCGGAAGGGAAGGACGCGGGGCTGAACGATGGGCTCCTGCAAAAGTATCTCGGCAAGGAGCTGAGCGCCTCCGTCTCAAAGACGGAGATCGTGGACCGCTGCGTCTTGCTCATGGTGAACGAAGCAACCCGCATCCTCGATGAGGGGATCGCGATGTCACCCGAGGATGTTGACACGGGGATGGTGTGGGGCACCGGCTTTCCGCCGTTCCGTGGCGGGTTGCTGCAGTACGCCGACCACCGTGGCATCGCCAACGTTgttgcggcgctggagcaaCTGCAGCGGAAGACGAAGAAAGACTACTTTGCCCCCACTGAGACACTGAAGAAGATGGCCATCGATGGCAACCGCTTCTTCTCGACTCGCCCGTACGTGCCGTACCAGGAGCGCCACGGATACCCTAAGGTGACGTACTAG